In one Deltaproteobacteria bacterium genomic region, the following are encoded:
- a CDS encoding TraR/DksA C4-type zinc finger protein has translation MEFIPCNLETPSLPPFEDLLAESVRVHGHLCAGQVLGVRLAMLGLRLIGIHDPKGMDRKSFLVFVEIDRCATDAIQSVTGCSLGKRTLKWVDYGIMAATFLNQKTGEAYRIVAREEARELSCAYFPEIGDKYKRQLEAYRLMSDEELFTWEKVRVQVPREDLPGRPLRRVRCEVCGDWVQDGREVESNGKILCRACAHGAYYQREEG, from the coding sequence ATGGAATTCATCCCTTGCAATCTCGAAACCCCTTCGCTTCCCCCGTTTGAAGACCTCCTCGCCGAGTCTGTCCGGGTCCATGGGCATCTCTGCGCCGGACAGGTCCTCGGTGTCCGTCTTGCCATGCTCGGTCTCAGACTCATCGGCATCCATGATCCCAAAGGGATGGACAGGAAGTCGTTTCTTGTCTTTGTGGAGATCGACCGATGTGCAACAGACGCGATACAGTCCGTCACCGGGTGCTCTCTTGGAAAGCGTACCCTCAAGTGGGTGGACTACGGTATCATGGCTGCGACCTTTCTCAATCAAAAGACCGGCGAGGCCTACCGGATCGTGGCCCGCGAGGAGGCCAGGGAGCTATCATGTGCGTATTTCCCCGAAATCGGGGACAAGTACAAGAGGCAGCTCGAGGCCTACAGGCTCATGAGCGACGAAGAACTCTTCACGTGGGAAAAAGTGCGTGTTCAGGTGCCCCGGGAGGACCTTCCGGGAAGGCCTCTGCGCCGGGTCCGCTGTGAGGTCTGTGGGGATTGGGTCCAGGATGGACGTGAGGTGGAAAGTAACGGTAAGATCCTATGCCGTGCCTGTGCCCACGGGGCGTACTACCAGAGGGAGGAAGGCTGA
- a CDS encoding molybdopterin-binding protein translates to MEARVIPVDDAVGMVIPHDLTEIIPDLKKGPAFRKGHVIRPEDIPHLKRIGKEHIYVLTLGEDELHEDDAALLMARAIAGPNILYDERPTEGKVGFRAACDGLFRVDVERLAAFNRLGEVMLATRHTHIAVKAGEHLAGERAIPLVVPRAIVEQAVEIASRDGGLISVEPWKIRTGAVVITGREVFEGRVQDAFGPIMRKKLEAFGLEVISTVIVPDDREAIARAIREAMAKGAGIILCTGGMSVDPDDVTRLAIADAGATDVVYGSPVLPGAMFLAGYLPGGIPVLGIPACGMYFRTTVLDLVLPRILAGERMDREKIAALGHGGLCLSCPSCTYPVCPFGKG, encoded by the coding sequence ATGGAAGCAAGGGTGATACCGGTTGACGATGCGGTCGGGATGGTGATCCCCCATGATCTCACTGAGATCATCCCGGATCTGAAAAAGGGCCCGGCATTTCGCAAGGGGCATGTCATTCGGCCTGAGGACATTCCCCATCTCAAGCGGATCGGCAAGGAGCACATATATGTGCTTACCCTCGGCGAGGATGAACTCCACGAGGACGACGCGGCCTTGCTCATGGCCCGTGCCATCGCAGGTCCGAACATCCTCTACGACGAGCGGCCCACCGAGGGCAAGGTGGGTTTTCGTGCGGCCTGTGACGGGCTTTTTCGGGTGGATGTAGAAAGACTTGCCGCCTTTAACCGCCTCGGCGAGGTGATGCTCGCCACCAGACACACACATATTGCCGTCAAGGCAGGTGAGCATCTGGCTGGCGAGCGGGCCATCCCCCTCGTGGTCCCGCGGGCGATTGTGGAACAGGCCGTGGAGATCGCCTCCCGAGATGGTGGGCTCATCTCCGTCGAGCCTTGGAAAATCCGGACAGGGGCCGTGGTGATCACGGGCCGGGAGGTCTTTGAGGGCCGGGTCCAGGATGCCTTTGGTCCCATCATGCGGAAGAAGCTCGAGGCATTCGGCCTGGAGGTCATATCCACGGTGATCGTCCCGGACGACCGGGAGGCGATCGCCCGGGCCATACGGGAGGCCATGGCCAAGGGCGCCGGGATCATCCTCTGCACCGGTGGGATGTCTGTGGATCCGGACGACGTCACGCGGCTTGCCATTGCAGACGCCGGTGCCACAGACGTGGTATACGGATCCCCTGTTCTTCCCGGAGCCATGTTTCTCGCCGGCTATCTTCCCGGAGGCATACCCGTGCTCGGGATCCCGGCCTGCGGGATGTACTTCCGGACAACGGTCCTGGATCTGGTCCTGCCTCGAATACTTGCAGGGGAAAGGATGGACCGGGAAAAGATCGCTGCCTTGGGACACGGTGGGCTGTGCCTTAGCTGCCCGTCCTGTACCTATCCCGTCTGCCCCTTTGGAAAGGGGTAG
- a CDS encoding YggT family protein, protein MFVLRNFINALATVIDVVLTLYMWILVIRALISWVNPDPYNPIVRFLSGITDPLLYRVRRILPLSFGGIDLTPMILILAIIFLQSFLVPTLRQIALGF, encoded by the coding sequence ATGTTCGTCTTGAGAAACTTCATCAATGCCCTCGCGACCGTCATCGATGTCGTTCTCACGCTCTATATGTGGATCCTTGTCATTCGGGCACTCATATCCTGGGTGAATCCGGATCCGTACAATCCCATCGTCCGTTTTCTTTCAGGGATCACTGATCCCTTACTCTACCGGGTGCGACGAATCCTGCCCCTCTCTTTCGGCGGGATAGATCTGACCCCAATGATCCTGATACTTGCGATCATATTTCTCCAGAGCTTCCTCGTCCCTACCCTTCGTCAGATCGCCCTCGGATTTTGA
- a CDS encoding DUF202 domain-containing protein, whose product MDRNRDPRVYFAAERTLLAWARTGITIIGMGFMIERFGLFLHMTEQGAGHASARGASFWIGLACILFGTAASALAALQQINFVKGLQPEDLPEGYRIHMGTIVAVGLAAVGIVLAVYLIFGLRL is encoded by the coding sequence ATGGATAGGAACAGGGACCCGCGGGTCTATTTTGCTGCTGAGCGCACCCTTCTCGCCTGGGCCCGGACCGGGATCACCATCATCGGGATGGGCTTCATGATCGAGCGCTTCGGGCTCTTTCTCCACATGACGGAACAAGGCGCAGGGCATGCCTCCGCCCGTGGGGCCTCGTTTTGGATCGGGCTTGCCTGCATCCTCTTCGGCACGGCTGCGTCTGCCCTCGCCGCCTTGCAGCAGATAAACTTCGTCAAGGGGCTCCAGCCTGAAGACCTGCCTGAAGGGTATCGGATCCACATGGGGACGATCGTGGCCGTGGGCCTTGCCGCTGTAGGCATCGTGCTTGCTGTCTATCTCATCTTTGGGCTGAGGCTGTAA
- the thiE gene encoding thiamine phosphate synthase, giving the protein MPRSQDPIHPSSANGNATGAKRLSGLYAVTDPVLTPPGRILGCVAKVLDGGARIVQLRDKAATNRDLLPIARALRDLCQGRGAVFIVNDRPGLVQDVSADGLHIGQEDIPPDEARRIIGPDKILGVSCYGDLDRAVDMERRGADYVAFGSFFPSPTKPAAPVVDPAILLEAKRRLSIPICAIGGITAENAGMLVERGADMVAVVSDLWRAPDIEARARSYMRLFGA; this is encoded by the coding sequence ATGCCGCGATCACAGGACCCCATACATCCTTCCTCGGCAAATGGAAACGCAACGGGCGCCAAACGGCTCTCTGGCCTTTACGCCGTCACGGATCCAGTCCTTACACCGCCGGGCAGGATCCTCGGGTGCGTGGCAAAGGTCCTTGACGGAGGGGCCCGAATCGTCCAGCTCAGGGACAAGGCCGCAACCAACCGAGATCTCCTTCCGATTGCCCGTGCGCTCAGGGATCTCTGCCAAGGGCGCGGTGCCGTGTTCATAGTGAACGACCGGCCGGGGCTTGTGCAGGATGTGAGCGCAGACGGCCTCCACATCGGGCAGGAAGACATCCCGCCGGATGAGGCGCGGCGAATAATCGGCCCCGACAAGATCCTCGGGGTCTCCTGCTATGGGGATCTAGATCGGGCCGTCGATATGGAACGGCGCGGCGCGGACTATGTGGCCTTCGGTTCCTTTTTCCCGTCTCCCACCAAACCCGCTGCGCCTGTCGTGGACCCTGCCATCCTTTTAGAGGCGAAAAGGCGGCTTTCTATACCGATCTGTGCCATCGGCGGGATCACAGCGGAAAACGCCGGGATGCTCGTGGAAAGAGGGGCAGACATGGTGGCGGTCGTAAGCGACCTCTGGCGCGCCCCGGACATAGAGGCCAGGGCCAGATCCTACATGCGCCTCTTTGGGGCATGA
- a CDS encoding winged helix-turn-helix domain-containing protein yields MKIPDSHHRFIPSDRDAAPADSTVKRGRYVIRGRIWIEGDDGTFLGYGRVELLERIERFGSISQAARSMNMSYRHAWELVDSINRQAKSPLVETSVGGRKGGGARLTERGRKAVDSFRALYEAFREFLRSKAEGLDL; encoded by the coding sequence ATGAAAATACCCGACTCCCACCACCGCTTCATACCTTCCGACAGGGACGCCGCGCCCGCCGACTCCACTGTTAAACGGGGGCGCTACGTCATCAGGGGCCGGATATGGATAGAAGGCGACGACGGCACCTTCCTAGGATACGGAAGGGTGGAACTCCTCGAGCGTATCGAGAGATTCGGCTCCATATCCCAGGCCGCCCGCTCCATGAATATGTCCTACCGACATGCGTGGGAGCTGGTGGACTCCATCAACCGTCAGGCGAAAAGCCCCCTGGTCGAGACCTCGGTAGGGGGCAGGAAGGGGGGAGGCGCCCGGCTCACGGAAAGGGGCAGGAAGGCGGTCGATAGCTTCCGCGCCCTTTATGAGGCGTTCCGGGAATTCCTGCGGAGCAAGGCCGAGGGGTTGGACCTCTGA
- a CDS encoding ABC transporter substrate-binding protein, producing the protein MKQFQLNRREFLIKSATGAAALIAAPYLSLDVWAGDEQPSIKMAVEFNSHAVPAYVAIEKKLFEAQGLKINAYASYATGATLAAALTKGDIDVAYICLIPAINAYANAGVPIKVICGTHLYGYGLAVNPQKVQSIKDLENPEIRVGCLAAGTAVDTVMHMTMEHYKLDKQKILSKTRRMNPAKAIFAVKTRQLDAVFLPEHWLTLTENYGFSVTHTARDVWPDMIGSVLIAKNALIQNNPVYVGKIVNATRKATAYMNEHPEECAQIAARYLSFESQKAPLVEVFDNKNDLIVTNTSVARSMKNLDYINSIDRKMVQEIIDNAARLGNIRQSFSADAMLDLQFMKPA; encoded by the coding sequence ATGAAGCAATTTCAATTGAACCGGAGAGAATTCCTCATCAAATCCGCAACAGGTGCCGCCGCCTTGATCGCCGCGCCGTACTTGAGCCTTGATGTCTGGGCCGGCGATGAACAGCCATCGATTAAGATGGCTGTTGAATTCAACTCCCACGCCGTGCCGGCTTACGTAGCCATCGAAAAAAAACTGTTCGAGGCGCAAGGGTTGAAAATTAATGCCTACGCCAGCTACGCGACCGGTGCTACGCTGGCAGCTGCCCTAACCAAGGGGGATATCGATGTCGCATATATCTGTCTCATTCCAGCGATTAACGCTTATGCCAACGCCGGTGTGCCCATCAAGGTGATTTGCGGTACGCATTTATATGGGTATGGGTTGGCTGTTAACCCGCAAAAGGTTCAGTCTATCAAAGACCTGGAAAATCCAGAGATTCGGGTAGGCTGCCTGGCGGCAGGAACGGCTGTTGACACGGTGATGCACATGACTATGGAGCATTACAAACTAGACAAACAAAAGATCCTGTCAAAGACCAGACGAATGAACCCAGCCAAAGCCATTTTCGCCGTCAAGACAAGGCAACTGGACGCCGTTTTTTTACCTGAACACTGGCTTACGCTAACTGAAAACTACGGTTTTTCCGTGACGCACACCGCTCGGGATGTCTGGCCTGACATGATTGGAAGTGTGCTCATCGCCAAGAATGCACTTATCCAAAATAATCCGGTATATGTTGGCAAGATCGTAAACGCCACTCGGAAGGCCACGGCGTATATGAATGAGCACCCTGAAGAGTGTGCGCAAATAGCCGCCCGTTATCTCTCTTTTGAAAGCCAGAAAGCCCCACTCGTCGAAGTTTTTGATAACAAAAATGACCTGATAGTCACAAATACATCCGTTGCCCGTTCAATGAAAAACCTCGACTATATCAACTCCATCGATAGGAAAATGGTTCAGGAAATCATCGACAATGCCGCTCGCTTAGGCAATATCCGCCAATCCTTTTCTGCCGATGCAATGCTCGATCTCCAATTTATGAAACCGGCATGA
- a CDS encoding ABC transporter permease, whose product MKALPVIVFFAVWELAARCGPFSASGIFPPFSTVILEMVTLFKCGVMTENLVSTVVRVVIGLLAGTILGMGFGIAMGWREAIGRSLSPVITILYPIPALGWLPLMMLWIGINEMLPIAIITMGAFFPTCYNTAAGIRNVDKGLIDAAHILGASERRILFEVVLPNAAPQVFAGLKLSSGMAWRTVLAAEMVAIPTGIGALIMRAESLVRVDIIMSCLAVLSLLCLLFEKALAAAERKWVEKWKIVHA is encoded by the coding sequence ATGAAAGCCCTCCCGGTGATTGTGTTTTTCGCCGTATGGGAACTTGCGGCAAGGTGCGGCCCATTTTCGGCCTCTGGTATTTTCCCTCCCTTCAGCACAGTCATTCTTGAAATGGTAACGTTGTTTAAATGCGGCGTGATGACGGAGAACCTCGTCAGCACCGTGGTAAGGGTTGTAATCGGTTTGCTCGCTGGGACAATCCTGGGCATGGGATTTGGTATCGCCATGGGTTGGCGAGAGGCGATCGGCCGATCCCTGTCGCCGGTCATCACCATTCTGTACCCCATCCCGGCCCTTGGCTGGTTGCCCCTGATGATGCTGTGGATAGGTATCAATGAAATGTTGCCCATCGCGATCATCACTATGGGCGCCTTTTTCCCGACCTGCTACAACACTGCTGCGGGCATTCGCAATGTGGACAAAGGATTGATTGACGCAGCTCATATATTAGGGGCATCCGAGAGGCGGATACTTTTTGAAGTGGTCTTGCCCAACGCTGCACCTCAGGTGTTTGCCGGTCTGAAGCTTTCTTCGGGGATGGCCTGGCGCACGGTTCTTGCCGCAGAAATGGTTGCGATACCCACAGGCATAGGCGCGCTTATCATGAGAGCCGAAAGCCTGGTAAGGGTGGACATTATCATGTCTTGCCTTGCCGTTCTGTCTTTGCTTTGTCTTCTTTTTGAAAAGGCCCTGGCTGCGGCGGAAAGGAAATGGGTCGAGAAATGGAAGATCGTCCATGCCTGA
- a CDS encoding ABC transporter ATP-binding protein, whose protein sequence is MPEIELINVSRHICTDLNLAIRDGEYFVIVGETGAGKTTILNVIAGVVDYSGVVMIDNVNVNQLPPFKRGVGYLFQELALFPHLTVAANIAFGLKAQGYEKHAAKERVEFLMDLMHIRHIAHRYPHALSGGEKKRVALARSLAPAPKILLLDEPTSSLDHRTAKYLRAELHALMKKLGITTIHVTHDLREAEEIADRIAFIANGAIEQVATPSAFFFDPANASVAEFIGMPNILECQQTRTLASGLVEVIANDMKIILPYDGGHIRKIAIPPESVFISDIRPPGPALNRFVGTVEEITRHNSSVRVRVLIGKNRLLSELPASTFENMSIEKGIKVHGIIKIGRLRCMG, encoded by the coding sequence ATGCCTGAGATTGAACTTATCAATGTGAGCAGGCATATCTGTACTGACCTGAATCTCGCTATCAGGGATGGAGAATACTTTGTCATAGTCGGTGAGACTGGGGCCGGCAAAACAACGATATTGAACGTGATCGCCGGAGTTGTGGACTACAGCGGCGTTGTCATGATCGATAATGTCAACGTGAATCAACTCCCGCCGTTTAAACGGGGCGTCGGTTACTTGTTTCAGGAATTGGCCCTTTTCCCCCATCTTACCGTAGCAGCAAATATTGCATTCGGCCTGAAGGCCCAAGGGTATGAAAAGCACGCTGCCAAAGAGCGGGTCGAATTCTTGATGGATTTGATGCACATCAGACATATTGCGCACCGATATCCGCATGCACTTTCCGGCGGAGAGAAAAAAAGGGTCGCGCTGGCCCGCTCGCTGGCACCGGCACCAAAAATTCTTCTGCTTGATGAACCGACTTCCAGCCTCGACCATCGGACGGCGAAATATCTGCGTGCCGAGCTGCACGCCCTTATGAAAAAGTTGGGCATCACCACGATACATGTCACCCATGACCTCAGGGAGGCCGAGGAAATCGCAGACCGGATCGCCTTTATCGCAAACGGTGCCATAGAACAAGTAGCGACACCTTCGGCCTTTTTTTTCGATCCGGCGAATGCATCCGTGGCCGAATTTATCGGAATGCCCAATATCCTTGAATGTCAACAAACCCGAACCCTGGCTTCCGGGCTGGTTGAAGTAATAGCAAACGATATGAAGATAATCCTGCCTTACGACGGTGGCCATATTCGCAAGATTGCTATTCCGCCGGAAAGCGTTTTCATCTCAGATATACGTCCTCCCGGACCGGCATTAAACCGCTTTGTTGGAACGGTAGAAGAGATTACACGACATAACTCTTCTGTCCGAGTAAGGGTGCTAATTGGCAAAAACAGACTCCTTTCGGAATTGCCCGCCAGCACATTTGAGAACATGTCTATAGAAAAAGGAATCAAGGTGCATGGCATAATTAAAATAGGCAGGCTACGTTGCATGGGGTAA
- a CDS encoding DUF169 domain-containing protein, with translation MSYQEMQDFLMNELRLMHYPIAVKFIFKDEEMEDFQKNVYYYEPVHKLTFCQFEIGARMEGLTVFATKDKLGCPNAAYVFGWKGMDEKEIKSHMKYAKDEAQAERFVKSKPRLPEGALKAIVVSPLGQTYFPPDSVHFYCDNMQAYHLMVNYMGAMDVHPIRPNVTMNSAACAGNVFAYNEKMATTHPACSGSYNAGKTERGETNVMIPGTHLSEFMSWMVERKNRYGSSSIVKPGDPFPGADICKNCPLICFKAKQ, from the coding sequence ATGTCTTATCAGGAAATGCAGGATTTTTTGATGAATGAGCTAAGGCTTATGCACTATCCTATAGCGGTCAAGTTTATCTTCAAGGATGAAGAGATGGAGGATTTTCAGAAAAACGTCTACTATTATGAGCCGGTTCACAAACTGACCTTTTGCCAGTTTGAAATTGGGGCAAGGATGGAAGGTTTGACTGTTTTTGCCACAAAAGACAAGCTTGGATGTCCAAATGCGGCTTATGTATTCGGCTGGAAGGGAATGGATGAGAAGGAGATAAAAAGTCACATGAAATATGCCAAGGATGAAGCACAGGCGGAAAGGTTTGTAAAGTCCAAACCTAGACTTCCTGAAGGCGCTTTAAAGGCAATCGTGGTTTCCCCTCTGGGACAGACATATTTCCCGCCCGATTCGGTACATTTTTACTGTGACAATATGCAGGCTTACCATTTAATGGTGAATTACATGGGTGCGATGGATGTTCATCCAATAAGACCGAATGTTACGATGAATTCTGCCGCCTGTGCAGGCAATGTGTTTGCCTATAATGAAAAAATGGCTACAACCCACCCTGCATGCAGTGGTAGTTACAATGCTGGCAAAACAGAACGCGGAGAGACGAATGTGATGATACCAGGCACTCATCTATCTGAATTTATGTCATGGATGGTGGAGCGTAAGAACAGATATGGAAGCTCATCCATAGTTAAACCGGGAGATCCTTTCCCTGGCGCTGATATATGTAAGAACTGTCCGCTTATTTGTTTCAAAGCCAAACAGTAA
- a CDS encoding DUF364 domain-containing protein, whose amino-acid sequence MILKETSEYLHELYGKRLKEISIEKVVVGIFFTGVKLSNSCGGISYTPLSDIKDTVCCPSMAAKKPAPGSLKGVSVHEIMNAEKDTPLFNAIKIAVMNALSSEEFLADSGYEIIYDKDLHEIIDLNSIKRISIVGAFIPFIKRLKSMEGIELYVVEKKKSSLKDDELRYYVPAERASEVVPISDTVIITGSSIANGTIDELLSYFKTGSTVAVVGPTASFLPDAFFKRNVGIVSGVIVTDSNAMLDILSDRGSAYHLFNTCAKKINIVNSSGLSKF is encoded by the coding sequence ATGATTCTGAAAGAAACATCTGAGTATCTCCATGAATTATATGGAAAAAGGTTAAAAGAGATAAGCATTGAAAAGGTTGTGGTTGGTATATTTTTTACAGGGGTAAAACTCTCCAACAGTTGTGGAGGCATCTCTTATACGCCTTTATCAGATATTAAAGATACGGTCTGTTGCCCCAGTATGGCAGCTAAAAAACCTGCACCGGGCAGCCTCAAAGGAGTATCTGTCCATGAGATAATGAATGCGGAGAAAGATACGCCTCTCTTTAATGCCATAAAGATTGCGGTGATGAACGCCCTTTCTTCTGAAGAATTTTTGGCAGACAGTGGTTACGAGATTATCTACGATAAGGATCTCCACGAAATAATAGACCTCAACTCTATAAAGCGGATAAGCATTGTGGGCGCATTCATTCCCTTCATAAAGAGACTGAAGAGCATGGAAGGGATTGAGCTTTATGTAGTGGAGAAAAAGAAATCATCCCTCAAGGATGACGAGTTAAGATACTATGTCCCTGCTGAAAGGGCATCTGAGGTGGTGCCCATTTCTGATACTGTTATTATTACAGGTTCATCCATCGCAAATGGAACCATTGATGAACTTTTAAGCTATTTCAAGACAGGATCGACAGTGGCTGTCGTCGGCCCTACAGCCAGCTTTTTGCCCGATGCCTTTTTTAAACGGAATGTAGGGATTGTAAGCGGTGTTATCGTGACTGATAGCAACGCAATGCTTGATATTCTCTCAGATCGCGGCAGCGCTTATCATCTATTCAACACCTGTGCGAAAAAAATAAATATAGTCAATTCATCTGGATTATCTAAGTTTTAG
- a CDS encoding TonB-dependent receptor has protein sequence MRRFLMFVFVFYVSLQMAHLAWAENIFTLGEIEVTAPKEETKNITIDNVYDDEMREFNRDTVSEAVNLLPGVSLSRVGARNESTVYARGFDIKHVPLFLDGIPIYVPYDGYPDLGRFYTFDLSEIVVSKGFTSVLYGPNTMGGAINIVTKKPEKQFEGSAGIGYASGNTYRSYLNMGTNQKKWYLQASGSYVDSDYFRLSSDFKPVTAEDGGKRNNSYHKDEKLNFRFGYTPNKDDEYSITYINQHGKKGTPPYAGSDPTWTVRYWRWPYWDKESYYFTSRTSLGSKSYFKTRLYYDEFKNSLYSYDDATYSTMTKKSSFKSYYDDYTIGGSTEIGTSILPKNTLKLALHFKRDIHREHNEGNPIQHFEDEIFSAGLEDTIDITKDLYAILGISYDRLSTQRAEDYNSKTKQLSDFPKDDSSAFNPQIGLFYSLSDTGKLHASVSKKTRFASIKDKYSYRLGWVIPNPELNPEESINYEIGYQDLFFKKMWLKTAVFYSDISDFIMFVTVPDPNNPGKTVNQNQNIGKVRHYGLETDVSAEVMKGLESGLNYTYIYRDNRTNEDKLINVPKHKFFAYLKYKPLKKLTLHGNLEYNSKRYSSSAGNRVAGAFTLVNTKIAYEIIKELNIEMGVNNVFDKNYALDEGYPEPGRNYFANLTYRW, from the coding sequence ATGAGAAGATTTCTAATGTTTGTTTTTGTCTTTTATGTCTCTCTGCAAATGGCGCATCTTGCATGGGCCGAAAATATCTTCACCCTCGGCGAGATAGAGGTGACCGCACCAAAAGAAGAAACAAAAAACATCACCATAGACAATGTCTATGATGATGAGATGAGAGAGTTTAACAGGGATACGGTTTCGGAGGCCGTCAATCTCTTGCCAGGCGTAAGTCTTTCGCGGGTAGGAGCAAGAAACGAGTCTACGGTATATGCCAGGGGGTTTGACATAAAGCATGTACCGCTATTTCTCGACGGCATACCCATTTATGTTCCCTATGATGGATACCCGGACCTGGGAAGGTTTTACACCTTCGACTTATCGGAGATCGTGGTTTCAAAGGGATTCACATCCGTGCTTTACGGGCCGAATACCATGGGTGGTGCAATAAACATTGTTACCAAAAAACCAGAAAAACAATTTGAAGGCAGCGCAGGCATTGGATATGCATCCGGGAATACCTATCGCAGCTACTTGAACATGGGAACAAACCAGAAAAAATGGTACCTTCAAGCAAGCGGATCATATGTTGACAGTGACTATTTCAGGCTCTCAAGCGATTTCAAGCCTGTCACAGCAGAAGATGGAGGTAAAAGGAACAATTCATATCATAAGGATGAAAAGCTTAATTTCAGGTTTGGTTATACACCAAACAAAGATGATGAATATTCTATAACCTATATTAACCAGCATGGCAAAAAGGGAACTCCTCCTTACGCAGGGAGTGATCCAACATGGACAGTCCGCTATTGGAGATGGCCATACTGGGACAAGGAAAGCTATTATTTCACCTCAAGGACATCCCTCGGCAGCAAGAGTTACTTCAAGACCAGGCTCTATTATGACGAATTCAAAAATTCACTTTACAGCTATGACGACGCTACATATAGCACAATGACAAAAAAATCTTCCTTTAAAAGTTATTATGACGATTACACAATTGGAGGCTCCACGGAGATAGGGACATCCATTCTGCCGAAAAACACACTCAAGCTCGCCCTTCACTTTAAGAGGGACATCCACCGAGAGCATAACGAAGGCAACCCCATCCAGCATTTCGAAGACGAGATCTTTTCTGCAGGACTGGAAGACACCATTGATATTACAAAGGATCTCTATGCCATCCTGGGCATAAGCTATGATAGGCTGAGCACACAGAGGGCCGAGGATTACAACTCAAAAACAAAACAGTTGTCGGATTTCCCGAAGGATGACAGCTCTGCCTTCAATCCCCAGATCGGGCTCTTCTATTCCCTATCAGACACAGGTAAGCTTCATGCATCCGTGTCAAAGAAGACGAGGTTTGCATCCATAAAGGACAAGTACTCTTACAGGTTAGGTTGGGTAATCCCCAATCCCGAACTCAATCCGGAAGAGTCTATAAACTACGAAATTGGCTATCAGGACCTCTTTTTCAAAAAGATGTGGCTGAAGACAGCGGTCTTTTACAGCGATATTTCTGACTTTATCATGTTTGTAACAGTGCCGGATCCAAACAATCCCGGAAAAACAGTAAATCAGAACCAGAACATCGGCAAGGTGAGGCACTACGGTCTTGAGACGGATGTATCGGCAGAGGTGATGAAGGGACTCGAGAGCGGACTCAATTATACCTATATCTACAGAGACAACAGGACAAATGAGGATAAGCTTATCAATGTCCCGAAACACAAGTTTTTTGCCTATCTGAAATATAAACCCCTGAAAAAATTAACGCTCCATGGAAACCTCGAATACAACTCAAAGCGCTACAGTTCATCCGCCGGCAATCGCGTGGCAGGCGCATTCACACTGGTCAATACAAAGATAGCCTATGAAATCATCAAAGAACTTAACATAGAGATGGGCGTAAATAATGTGTTTGATAAAAACTATGCCCTTGACGAGGGTTATCCGGAGCCCGGGAGGAATTACTTTGCAAATCTCACATATAGGTGGTGA
- a CDS encoding energy transducer TonB: protein MNRDFEDKTSPHAVVDKTSDMQPSLSAAPSEIAEIQSADTPASGFKDEKGSDEKGGNSSRHVSHGRTDGSAGGKNSTGIPSNKTYAGQDDVKRAGYIREHFAYIRDIIHKNLVYPAIARKLKWQGSVTVSFVICDDGRIKNIRVLKSSGYDVLDSNVVETISGVQPLPKPPVSAELIIPVVYRLH from the coding sequence GTGAACAGGGATTTTGAGGATAAAACATCACCACATGCAGTTGTGGATAAAACTTCTGATATGCAACCTTCATTATCTGCAGCGCCGTCAGAGATAGCAGAAATACAATCAGCAGATACACCAGCATCAGGATTTAAAGACGAAAAAGGAAGCGATGAAAAAGGAGGAAATAGCAGCCGGCATGTATCTCATGGCAGGACCGATGGTTCTGCGGGTGGAAAAAACAGCACCGGCATCCCCTCCAATAAGACTTATGCAGGGCAGGATGATGTCAAAAGGGCAGGATATATCAGAGAGCACTTTGCATATATAAGGGATATAATCCACAAAAATCTCGTTTATCCGGCGATTGCGCGCAAATTAAAATGGCAAGGCTCTGTAACGGTCTCTTTCGTGATATGCGATGACGGAAGGATTAAGAACATCAGGGTGCTGAAAAGCTCAGGGTATGATGTCCTTGACAGCAATGTGGTGGAGACCATCAGTGGTGTTCAGCCACTTCCAAAACCGCCTGTCAGTGCTGAATTGATAATACCGGTGGTGTACAGACTTCACTAA